One part of the Burkholderia latens genome encodes these proteins:
- a CDS encoding NAD-dependent succinate-semialdehyde dehydrogenase has product MPLTLTRTELLRRANLIDGAWRDALDGRRFAVTDPATLDIVAHAPDSDAADARAATDAAVRALPAWRATPARDRAAILRAWHASIVAHTDDLAKLMSREQGKPLAEARGEVAYGASYVQWFAEEATRTYGDLIPQQQRGKRLSAVKEPIGVVAAITPWNFPLAMIARKIAPALAAGCTVVAKPAEDTPLTALALAFLAQEAGVPAGVLNVVTASRERGIDAAADWLADARVRKITFTGSTAVGKLLARESATTLKKLSLELGGNAPFIVFDDAELDAAVDGLMAAKFRNGGQTCVSPNRVYVQAGVYEPFAAKLAARVAALKVAPATDPAAQIGPMINARAVDKIARHVGDAVERGARVLTGGTRLPELGPNYYAPTVLADATADMQLTCEETFGPVAALFRFDTEDEAVDAANDTPFGLAAYFYTQDVRRIARVSARLETGIVGINEGALASEAAPFGGVKESGYGREGSRYGLDDYLSIKYLCQGGLD; this is encoded by the coding sequence ATGCCGCTTACGCTGACCCGCACCGAACTCCTGCGCCGCGCCAACCTGATCGACGGCGCGTGGCGCGACGCACTCGACGGCCGCCGCTTCGCCGTTACCGATCCCGCGACGCTCGACATCGTTGCGCATGCACCGGACAGCGACGCCGCCGATGCGCGCGCGGCAACCGATGCGGCCGTGCGCGCGCTGCCCGCGTGGCGCGCGACGCCCGCGCGCGATCGAGCCGCGATCCTGCGCGCATGGCATGCGTCGATCGTCGCGCACACGGACGATCTCGCGAAGCTGATGTCGCGCGAACAAGGCAAGCCGCTTGCCGAAGCGCGCGGCGAAGTCGCATACGGCGCGTCGTACGTGCAGTGGTTCGCGGAGGAAGCGACGCGCACGTACGGCGACCTGATTCCGCAGCAGCAGCGCGGCAAGCGGCTCAGCGCGGTGAAAGAGCCGATCGGCGTCGTCGCCGCGATCACGCCGTGGAATTTCCCGCTCGCGATGATCGCGCGCAAGATCGCGCCCGCCCTCGCGGCCGGTTGCACGGTCGTCGCGAAGCCTGCGGAAGACACGCCGCTGACCGCGCTCGCACTCGCGTTTCTCGCGCAGGAAGCGGGCGTGCCGGCCGGTGTGCTGAACGTGGTTACCGCGTCGCGCGAACGCGGGATCGACGCCGCGGCCGACTGGCTCGCCGACGCCCGCGTTCGCAAGATCACGTTCACCGGCTCGACGGCCGTCGGCAAGCTGCTCGCGCGCGAGTCGGCAACGACACTGAAGAAGCTGTCGCTCGAACTCGGCGGCAATGCGCCGTTCATCGTGTTCGACGATGCGGAGCTCGATGCGGCCGTCGACGGACTGATGGCCGCGAAGTTCCGCAACGGCGGGCAGACGTGCGTATCGCCGAATCGCGTGTACGTGCAGGCCGGCGTCTACGAACCGTTCGCCGCGAAGCTCGCTGCGCGCGTCGCCGCGCTGAAGGTCGCGCCGGCAACCGACCCGGCCGCGCAGATCGGCCCGATGATCAACGCGCGCGCGGTGGACAAGATCGCGCGGCACGTCGGCGACGCGGTCGAGCGCGGTGCGCGCGTGCTGACGGGCGGCACGCGCCTGCCCGAACTCGGGCCGAACTACTACGCGCCGACCGTGCTCGCCGACGCGACCGCCGACATGCAGCTGACCTGCGAGGAAACGTTCGGGCCGGTCGCCGCGCTGTTCCGCTTCGACACCGAGGACGAAGCCGTCGACGCAGCGAACGACACGCCGTTCGGGCTCGCCGCGTACTTCTACACGCAGGACGTGCGGCGCATCGCGCGCGTGTCGGCGCGGCTCGAAACCGGCATCGTCGGGATCAACGAAGGCGCGCTCGCGAGCGAGGCCGCGCCGTTCGGCGGTGTGAAGGAGTCGGGCTACGGGCGCGAA
- a CDS encoding Lrp/AsnC family transcriptional regulator produces the protein MTDSKLDRIDLRILSQLQKRGRMTNVELADAVGLSPSPCLIRVKRLEKAGYIGGYGAHIQLEKLGDVQVVFTEVTLADHRREDFDRFVAAIRNVDEIVECHLASGGYDYLLKFITRSVSHYQTIVEGLLEQNIGIEKYFSYVIIKSPFVKRHYPLESLFGERH, from the coding sequence ATGACGGACAGCAAGCTGGATCGCATCGACCTGCGCATCCTCTCCCAGTTGCAAAAGCGCGGCCGCATGACCAACGTCGAACTGGCCGATGCGGTCGGGCTGTCGCCCAGCCCGTGCCTGATCCGCGTGAAGCGGCTCGAGAAAGCCGGCTACATCGGCGGCTACGGCGCGCACATCCAGCTGGAGAAGCTCGGCGACGTGCAGGTCGTGTTCACCGAAGTCACGCTGGCCGACCATCGTCGCGAGGACTTCGACCGTTTCGTCGCGGCGATCCGCAACGTCGACGAGATCGTCGAATGCCACCTCGCGAGCGGCGGCTACGACTATCTGCTGAAGTTCATCACGCGCAGCGTGAGCCACTACCAGACGATCGTCGAAGGGCTGCTCGAGCAGAACATCGGCATCGAGAAGTATTTCAGTTACGTGATCATCAAGTCGCCGTTCGTCAAACGGCACTATCCGCTCGAATCGCTGTTCGGCGAACGTCACTGA
- a CDS encoding aspartate aminotransferase family protein: MNRAELIEADRQHLIHPVVNYRAHEARGVTVLESAHGVFLRDAAGHTLLDAFSGLWCVNVGYGRDSIVKAAADQMAKLPYATGYFHFGSQPAIELAERLAALAPPSLNRVYFTLGGSDAIDSAVRFITHYFNATGRPSKKQMIALERGYHGSSSIGAGLTALPAFHRHFDLPRADQHHIPSPYPYRHPLGDDPQALIAASVAALDAKVAELGADNVAAFFCEPVQGSGGVIVPPAGWLKAMRDACRRLGILFVADEVITGFGRTGPLFACEREQVDPDLMTVAKGLTAGYAPMGAVLMSDEIYEGIAGDRADSPVIGHGHTYSAHPVSAAIGLEVLKLYHDGGLLANGQALAPRFSAGLDALRAHPLVGDARSVGLLGALELVADKAHKTRFDPALNVPDKIAAAAYANGVVFRAFGDGVLGFAPALSFTAGEFDLMFERVRKTLDDVLADAGVQRALDAAHAQAA; encoded by the coding sequence ATGAACCGAGCCGAGCTGATCGAAGCCGATCGTCAACATCTGATCCACCCCGTCGTCAATTACCGTGCGCACGAGGCGCGCGGCGTCACCGTGCTCGAATCCGCACACGGCGTATTCCTGCGCGACGCCGCCGGTCACACGCTGCTCGATGCGTTCTCCGGCCTGTGGTGCGTGAACGTCGGCTACGGCCGCGACAGCATCGTCAAGGCCGCGGCCGACCAGATGGCGAAGCTGCCGTACGCGACCGGCTATTTTCATTTCGGCTCGCAGCCCGCGATCGAACTGGCCGAGCGGCTCGCGGCGCTTGCGCCGCCGTCGCTGAATCGCGTGTACTTCACGCTGGGCGGTTCCGACGCGATCGACTCCGCGGTGCGCTTCATCACGCACTATTTCAATGCGACCGGCCGCCCGTCGAAAAAGCAGATGATCGCGCTCGAACGCGGGTATCACGGTTCGTCGTCGATCGGCGCGGGCCTCACTGCGCTGCCCGCATTTCACCGCCATTTCGACCTGCCGCGCGCCGACCAGCACCATATCCCGTCGCCGTACCCGTACCGCCATCCGCTCGGCGACGACCCGCAGGCGCTGATCGCCGCGTCGGTCGCCGCGCTCGACGCAAAGGTCGCCGAGCTCGGCGCGGACAATGTCGCCGCGTTCTTCTGCGAACCCGTGCAGGGTTCCGGCGGCGTGATCGTGCCGCCGGCCGGCTGGCTGAAGGCGATGCGCGACGCGTGCCGGCGGCTCGGGATCCTGTTCGTGGCCGACGAGGTGATCACCGGCTTCGGCCGCACGGGCCCGCTGTTCGCGTGCGAGCGCGAGCAGGTCGATCCGGACCTGATGACCGTCGCGAAGGGGCTGACCGCCGGCTATGCGCCGATGGGCGCCGTGCTGATGTCCGATGAAATCTACGAGGGGATCGCCGGCGACCGCGCCGATTCGCCGGTGATCGGCCACGGCCATACCTATTCCGCGCATCCGGTCAGCGCGGCGATCGGCCTCGAAGTGCTGAAGCTCTATCACGACGGCGGGCTGCTCGCGAACGGCCAGGCGCTGGCGCCGCGCTTCTCCGCGGGGCTCGATGCGCTGCGCGCGCATCCGCTTGTCGGCGACGCGCGTTCGGTCGGCCTGCTCGGCGCACTCGAACTGGTCGCCGACAAGGCGCACAAGACGCGCTTCGACCCGGCGCTGAACGTGCCCGACAAGATCGCGGCGGCCGCGTACGCGAACGGCGTGGTGTTCCGCGCATTCGGCGACGGCGTGCTCGGTTTCGCGCCGGCGCTGAGCTTCACCGCCGGCGAGTTCGATCTGATGTTCGAACGCGTGCGCAAGACGCTCGACGACGTGCTCGCCGATGCGGGCGTACAGCGCGCGCTCGACGCCGCGCACGCGCAGGCAGCCTGA
- a CDS encoding 2-hydroxyacid dehydrogenase produces the protein MSFLYKADPVRGAQWAQRFALQAPDLPFRIWPDVGDPEAVRYLAAWQPPDDPATLLPNLEVVFSVGAGIDQFDLSRVPPHIPVVRMIEPGIVEGMVEYVTQAVLTIHRDLFDYAGQQRAQRWREHPVRAAASRRVGVLGLGTLGQAVLDMLRRFGFPCAGWSRTPRTLDGVDCYAGDAALDAFLARTDILICLLPLTDSTRGLLGARVFDALPAGASLVQVGRGPQLDEGALLAALASGRLDSAILDVTDPEPLPAGHPFWTHPRIRITPHIASATRPDTAVDAVLANLARHRAGQPMVGVVDRTRGY, from the coding sequence ATGAGCTTTCTCTACAAGGCCGACCCGGTGCGCGGCGCGCAATGGGCGCAGCGCTTCGCGTTGCAGGCGCCCGACCTGCCGTTCCGGATCTGGCCGGACGTCGGCGATCCTGAAGCGGTCCGCTACCTCGCAGCATGGCAGCCGCCCGACGATCCGGCCACGCTGCTGCCCAACCTCGAGGTCGTGTTCTCGGTCGGCGCCGGCATCGACCAGTTCGACCTGTCGCGCGTGCCCCCGCACATCCCGGTCGTGCGGATGATCGAGCCCGGCATCGTCGAGGGCATGGTCGAATACGTGACGCAGGCCGTGCTGACGATCCATCGCGACCTGTTCGACTACGCGGGGCAGCAACGCGCGCAACGCTGGCGCGAGCACCCGGTACGCGCGGCTGCGTCGCGGCGCGTGGGCGTGCTCGGTCTCGGCACGCTCGGCCAGGCCGTGCTCGACATGCTGCGGCGCTTCGGCTTCCCGTGCGCCGGCTGGAGCCGCACGCCGCGCACGCTCGACGGCGTCGACTGCTACGCGGGCGACGCGGCCCTCGACGCGTTTCTCGCCCGCACCGACATCCTGATCTGCCTGCTGCCGCTCACCGACAGCACGCGCGGGCTGCTCGGCGCGCGCGTGTTCGATGCGCTGCCGGCCGGCGCGTCGCTGGTCCAGGTCGGACGCGGCCCGCAGCTCGACGAAGGCGCGTTGCTCGCGGCGCTCGCGAGCGGCCGGCTCGACAGTGCGATCCTCGACGTGACGGACCCCGAACCGTTGCCCGCCGGTCATCCGTTCTGGACGCATCCGCGCATCCGGATCACGCCGCACATCGCGAGCGCGACGCGACCCGACACCGCGGTCGACGCCGTGCTCGCGAACCTCGCACGCCATCGCGCGGGGCAGCCGATGGTGGGCGTCGTCGACCGCACGCGCGGCTACTGA
- a CDS encoding GNAT family N-acetyltransferase has protein sequence MSDLNSSSTLTYRPFAETDLAAAHGLSQAVKWPHRLDDWRFAFQLGSGFVAEDESGIVGTALGWRFDDAHASLGMVIVSPERQGRGIGRELLARVVDSLGARTIFLHATPSGEPLYVKFGFDAIGTIDQHQGAAFQPPLISLAPGERLRPLGTNDGPRLAALASRAAGYGRGAVIDALLDVANGIALDRDGELLGFALFRRFGRGHVIGPVVAPDALRAQALISHWLALHEGMFVRLDVPGDSGLSDWLQGLGLPRVDTVVAMARGTAPAGDPALRTFAIVNQALG, from the coding sequence GTGTCCGACCTCAACTCTTCCAGCACGCTTACCTATCGCCCGTTCGCCGAAACCGATCTGGCCGCCGCACATGGCCTGTCGCAAGCGGTCAAGTGGCCGCACCGGCTCGACGACTGGCGCTTCGCATTCCAGCTCGGCAGCGGCTTCGTCGCCGAAGACGAATCGGGAATCGTCGGCACCGCGCTCGGCTGGCGCTTCGACGATGCACACGCGTCGCTCGGCATGGTCATCGTGTCGCCCGAGCGCCAGGGCCGCGGCATCGGCCGCGAGCTGCTCGCGCGCGTCGTCGACAGCCTCGGTGCGCGCACGATTTTCCTGCACGCGACGCCATCCGGCGAGCCGCTGTATGTCAAATTCGGGTTCGACGCGATCGGCACGATCGACCAGCACCAGGGCGCGGCCTTCCAGCCGCCGCTGATCTCGCTGGCCCCGGGCGAGCGGCTGCGCCCGCTCGGCACCAACGACGGGCCGCGCCTCGCCGCGCTCGCCTCGCGCGCGGCCGGCTACGGGCGCGGAGCCGTGATCGACGCGCTCCTCGACGTCGCGAACGGGATCGCGCTCGATCGCGACGGCGAACTGCTCGGCTTCGCGCTGTTCCGCCGCTTCGGCCGCGGCCACGTGATCGGCCCGGTCGTCGCACCGGACGCGCTGCGCGCGCAGGCGCTGATCAGCCACTGGCTCGCGCTGCACGAGGGAATGTTCGTGCGCCTCGACGTGCCGGGCGACAGCGGGCTGTCGGACTGGCTGCAGGGGCTCGGGCTGCCGCGCGTCGACACCGTCGTCGCGATGGCGCGCGGCACGGCGCCCGCCGGCGACCCGGCGCTGCGCACGTTCGCGATCGTCAACCAGGCACTCGGTTGA
- a CDS encoding haloacid dehalogenase type II — MIQFEPKFITFDCYGTLTHFRMAETAREIYADRLSPAAMEAFVRAFAAYRLDEVLGAWKPYRDVVVNAVRRTCARIGVTFDEAEAERFYHAVPTWGPHPDVPAGLSRLAKKYKLVILSNAMDDQIMSNVDKLGAPFHAVFTAQQAQSYKPRMQGFEYMFDKLGCKPEDVLHVSSSLRYDLMTAEDLGIRHKAFVNRGHEPGTPFYNYYEVSDIGQLATQLGL; from the coding sequence ATGATCCAGTTTGAACCGAAGTTCATCACCTTCGACTGCTACGGCACGCTGACCCATTTCCGGATGGCCGAGACGGCGCGCGAAATCTATGCCGACCGGCTGTCGCCGGCGGCGATGGAGGCATTCGTCCGTGCGTTCGCTGCGTATCGGCTCGACGAGGTGCTAGGCGCATGGAAGCCGTACCGCGACGTCGTCGTCAACGCGGTCCGCCGCACCTGCGCGCGCATCGGCGTGACGTTCGACGAGGCCGAGGCCGAACGCTTCTATCACGCGGTGCCGACGTGGGGCCCGCACCCGGACGTGCCGGCCGGCCTGTCGCGGCTCGCGAAGAAGTACAAGCTGGTGATCCTGTCGAACGCAATGGACGACCAGATCATGAGCAACGTCGACAAGCTCGGCGCGCCGTTCCACGCCGTGTTTACCGCGCAGCAGGCGCAGTCGTACAAGCCGCGGATGCAGGGCTTCGAGTACATGTTCGACAAGCTCGGCTGCAAGCCCGAGGACGTGCTGCACGTGTCATCGAGCCTGCGCTACGACCTGATGACGGCCGAGGATCTCGGGATCAGGCACAAGGCGTTCGTCAATCGCGGCCACGAGCCGGGCACGCCGTTCTACAACTATTACGAAGTGTCGGACATCGGCCAGCTCGCGACGCAACTGGGGCTGTAA
- a CDS encoding methyl-accepting chemotaxis protein — MKLSTKLLMLVAAALLGVVLLAALSLHTLRDALIDSRREEIVILLTKAEHLVDSYRALQASGTLTREQARQQAKAALSALNANSKSYFWVTTSDGVNLVHPNAKFIGTRAKGNRTTSGLTDSEAYRAGMAQSHFALVDVLIKRSPDADLEPKLQGVVAIPDWDWWIGTGFFYDDINAAFTRLAMVLGAITLVIAVALAAIAWGVLRSVRRTLGGEPAQAAQIAARIAAGELDVQFDTAHAAPGSLLVALGDMKARLTDTIADIQTTTHSIATGTGEIAQGNLDLSQRTEQQAASLQETAASMEQITSTVKQNADNARQANALVTHAKEATELGGAAVQEVVETMRQIADGSVRIADITVVIESIAFQTNILALNAAVEAARAGEEGRGFAVVASEVRSLAQRSAAAAKDIKGLIEASVEQVGSGSRLVETAGARMTEIVRSIDRVADIMGEISAASAEQSTGIEQIGRAVAQMDEVTQQNAALVEQAAAAASSLDEQAARLRAAVSVFRLAA, encoded by the coding sequence ATGAAGTTGTCCACGAAACTGCTGATGCTTGTCGCCGCGGCGCTGCTCGGCGTCGTCCTGCTCGCGGCGTTGTCGCTGCACACGCTGCGCGACGCGCTGATCGACAGCCGCCGCGAAGAGATCGTCATTCTGTTGACCAAGGCCGAGCATCTGGTCGATTCGTATCGCGCGCTGCAGGCGAGCGGCACGCTGACGCGCGAGCAGGCGCGGCAGCAGGCGAAGGCCGCGTTGTCGGCGCTTAACGCAAATTCGAAGAGCTACTTCTGGGTCACGACGTCCGACGGCGTCAACCTCGTGCATCCGAACGCGAAGTTCATCGGCACGCGTGCAAAGGGCAACCGCACGACCAGCGGCCTGACCGACAGCGAAGCGTACCGCGCGGGAATGGCGCAATCGCATTTCGCGCTGGTCGACGTGCTGATCAAGCGCAGCCCCGACGCGGACCTGGAGCCGAAGCTCCAGGGCGTGGTCGCGATTCCGGACTGGGACTGGTGGATCGGCACGGGATTCTTCTACGACGACATCAACGCTGCGTTTACGCGGCTCGCGATGGTGCTGGGCGCGATCACGCTCGTCATCGCGGTGGCGCTCGCGGCCATCGCATGGGGCGTGCTGCGCAGTGTGAGGCGCACGCTGGGCGGCGAACCCGCGCAGGCGGCGCAGATCGCGGCCCGCATTGCCGCCGGCGAGCTGGACGTGCAGTTCGATACGGCGCACGCCGCGCCCGGCAGCCTGCTCGTTGCGCTCGGAGACATGAAGGCGCGACTGACCGACACCATCGCCGACATCCAGACCACCACCCACTCGATCGCCACCGGCACCGGCGAGATCGCGCAAGGCAACCTCGATTTGTCGCAGCGCACGGAGCAGCAGGCCGCATCGTTGCAGGAAACGGCCGCGAGCATGGAACAGATCACGTCGACGGTCAAACAGAACGCGGACAACGCGCGCCAGGCGAATGCGCTCGTGACGCACGCGAAAGAGGCGACCGAACTCGGCGGCGCGGCGGTGCAGGAGGTCGTCGAAACGATGCGGCAGATTGCCGACGGATCGGTGCGGATCGCCGACATTACCGTCGTCATCGAGAGCATCGCGTTCCAGACCAACATTCTCGCGCTGAACGCCGCAGTCGAAGCCGCGCGAGCCGGCGAGGAAGGGCGCGGGTTCGCCGTCGTCGCGTCGGAGGTGCGTTCGCTCGCGCAGCGCAGCGCTGCCGCGGCGAAGGACATCAAGGGGCTGATCGAGGCGTCAGTCGAGCAAGTCGGCAGCGGCAGCCGGCTCGTCGAGACGGCCGGCGCGCGCATGACGGAGATCGTCCGGTCGATCGATCGCGTGGCCGACATCATGGGCGAGATTTCCGCGGCGTCGGCCGAGCAGAGCACCGGCATCGAACAGATCGGGCGTGCGGTTGCGCAGATGGACGAAGTCACGCAGCAGAACGCCGCGCTCGTCGAGCAGGCCGCGGCGGCTGCGTCGTCGCTGGACGAGCAGGCCGCGCGTCTGCGGGCCGCCGTGTCGGTGTTCCGGCTGGCCGCGTGA